One window of Nicotiana tomentosiformis chromosome 11, ASM39032v3, whole genome shotgun sequence genomic DNA carries:
- the LOC104091531 gene encoding uncharacterized protein isoform X1, translating into MNSISYIRTEMLPLCFSNHSQFLSPLTSPPRRCRSHPRFTTTLSVLKTSRPVTEVAVDDVFQDFLRERELNGDIISRISDRIWLRNVVNFDSLEAGNGATEATQSQEVSGEDNEGGFLKLKSTKEWLSGDATAPVNKKRTLKEIQDDRERRKRLNFLRYEALKKELLYLTVGIGTACSGYCLVALSVQAALSYATGVVFSYVYLQLLCQHADNLSQETVPEIFKKKKLKKIGIRSQDLQDFFERSVKGSSIALSSPRLVFPAAIYGLWELCQHFAHDLFDFQLVPAMVGLFAYKAAALVQVYRDNEDLQFLFPENEEGSAN; encoded by the exons ATGAATTCCATATCATATATACGAACTGAAATGTTACCATTGTGTTTTTCCAATCACTCTCAGTTTCTCTCCCCTTTAACCTCACCGCCGCGTCGCTGCCGGTCCCACCCCAGATTCACTACAACACTCTCTGTCCTCAAAACCTCTCGACCCG TGACTGAAGTTGCAGTGGATGACGTTTTTCAAGATTTCTTAAGGGAAAGAGAGTTAAATGGGGATATTATATCCAGAATTTCTGATAGAATTTGGCTCAGAAATGTGGTAAATTTTGATTCTTTAGAAGCTGGAAATGGTGCAACTGAGGCTACACAGTCACAAGAG GTATCAGGAGAAGATAATGAAGGTGGGTTTTTGAAATTGAAAAGTACTAAAGAGTGGCTTTCAGGTGATGCCACGGCGCCAGTTAATAAAAAGAGGACCCTTAAG GAAATACAAGATGATAGGGAAAGAAGGAAAAGGCTAAACTTTCTCCGATATGAAGCT CTTAAGAAGGAGCTACTTTACTTAACGGTGGGCATTGGGACTGCTTGCAGTGGATATTGTTTGGTAGCTTTATCAGTCCAG GCTGCATTGAGCTATGCAACGGGAGTTGTTTTCAG TTATGTGTACCTGCAGCTCCTCTGCCAACATGCAGACAACCTCTCACAAGAGACAGTTCCTGAGATTtttaagaaaaagaaactaaagaA AATTGGAATACGAAGCCAAGATCTGCAGGATTTTTTTGAGAGATCGGTTAAAGGTAGCAGCATTGCTCTTTCATCTCCAAGGCTTGTGTTTCCTGCAGCAATATATGGATTGTGGGAATTGTGTCAGCATTTTGCCCATGATCTTTTTGATTTCCAG CTGGTTCCTGCTATGGTCGGGTTGTTTGCATATAAAGCAGCTGCTCTGGTACAAGTGTACAGGGACAATGAAGACCTTCAATTTCTCTTTCCTGAGAATGAAGAAGGGTCagctaactga
- the LOC104091531 gene encoding uncharacterized protein isoform X2 gives MNSISYIRTEMLPLCFSNHSQFLSPLTSPPRRCRSHPRFTTTLSVLKTSRPVTEVAVDDVFQDFLRERELNGDIISRISDRIWLRNVVNFDSLEAGNGATEATQSQEVSGEDNEGGFLKLKSTKEWLSGDATAPVNKKRTLKEIQDDRERRKRLNFLRYEAAALSYATGVVFSYVYLQLLCQHADNLSQETVPEIFKKKKLKKIGIRSQDLQDFFERSVKGSSIALSSPRLVFPAAIYGLWELCQHFAHDLFDFQLVPAMVGLFAYKAAALVQVYRDNEDLQFLFPENEEGSAN, from the exons ATGAATTCCATATCATATATACGAACTGAAATGTTACCATTGTGTTTTTCCAATCACTCTCAGTTTCTCTCCCCTTTAACCTCACCGCCGCGTCGCTGCCGGTCCCACCCCAGATTCACTACAACACTCTCTGTCCTCAAAACCTCTCGACCCG TGACTGAAGTTGCAGTGGATGACGTTTTTCAAGATTTCTTAAGGGAAAGAGAGTTAAATGGGGATATTATATCCAGAATTTCTGATAGAATTTGGCTCAGAAATGTGGTAAATTTTGATTCTTTAGAAGCTGGAAATGGTGCAACTGAGGCTACACAGTCACAAGAG GTATCAGGAGAAGATAATGAAGGTGGGTTTTTGAAATTGAAAAGTACTAAAGAGTGGCTTTCAGGTGATGCCACGGCGCCAGTTAATAAAAAGAGGACCCTTAAG GAAATACAAGATGATAGGGAAAGAAGGAAAAGGCTAAACTTTCTCCGATATGAAGCT GCTGCATTGAGCTATGCAACGGGAGTTGTTTTCAG TTATGTGTACCTGCAGCTCCTCTGCCAACATGCAGACAACCTCTCACAAGAGACAGTTCCTGAGATTtttaagaaaaagaaactaaagaA AATTGGAATACGAAGCCAAGATCTGCAGGATTTTTTTGAGAGATCGGTTAAAGGTAGCAGCATTGCTCTTTCATCTCCAAGGCTTGTGTTTCCTGCAGCAATATATGGATTGTGGGAATTGTGTCAGCATTTTGCCCATGATCTTTTTGATTTCCAG CTGGTTCCTGCTATGGTCGGGTTGTTTGCATATAAAGCAGCTGCTCTGGTACAAGTGTACAGGGACAATGAAGACCTTCAATTTCTCTTTCCTGAGAATGAAGAAGGGTCagctaactga
- the LOC104091530 gene encoding uncharacterized protein, whose amino-acid sequence MANSQRRLAAVLDPVYYPVVALVLVLVACVDLCDAITVVDVYRLVQYDLSGVPFGSRLATLNHHAGSSLFASADLSRTVLMLPVRELNLDLIKEYIGQGNLLGGLLLLLPPKFSPEKVDAAVGDDGDFDLLRNKVSELERLLIHANIPYPVYFAFEDDNISAVLAEVKRNDASGQPATATTGGYKLVVVASDPKKIASPTIANIQGWLPGLKLDGDSSQLPTIAIVASYDTFGAAPALSVGSDSNGSGVVALLEIARLFSVLYSNPKTRGRYNLLFGLTSGGPYNYNGTQKWLRSFDQRLRESIDYAICLNSLGSLGSNELHLHVSKPPENAYIQQIFQGFSRVAEESGLQVGLKHKKINISSPRVAWEHEQFSRLRVTAATISELSTAPELLESTGGLSDNRHSVSEASIIQSVKLVAESLARHIYSQEGKSTNIFADNSSLAVNPSYVRSWLDLLSRTSRVAPFLPKNDPLIMALQKELADHTAEVNIQHETLDGMFTFYDSISGRLHIYQVASVTFDLLLLLVLGSYLITLFSFLVITTRGLDDLISLFRRPPSRKVKTA is encoded by the exons ATGGCGAATTCTCAGAGAAGGCTGGCGGCCGTATTGGATCCCGTCTACTATCCAGTAGTCGCATTGGTATTAGTCCTCGTCGCGTGCGTCGACCTGTGCGATGCCATCACAGTCGTCGACGTTTACCGGCTCGTTCAGTACGATCTTTCCGGCGTCCCATTCGGATCTCGCCTCGCTACTCTCAATCACCACGCCGGTTCTTCGCTCTTCGCTTCTGCCGATCTCTCTCGCACTGTACTCATGCTTCCCGTTCGTGAGTTGAACCTCGATCTCATTAAAG AATATATTGGACAAGGGAATCTGTTAGGGGGCTTACTGCTTTTACTCCCTCCTAAATTTAGTCCAGAAAAAGTAGACGCTGCAGTTGGTGATGATGGTGATTTTGACCTTTTGAGGAATAAAGTGTCTGAGCTGGAGCGGTTGCTTATACATGCTAACATCCCT TATCCTGTATATTTTGCTTTTGAGGATGATAACATCAGTGCTGTACTAGCTGAAGTCAAGAGAAATGATGCTAGTGGTCAACCTGCAACTGCTACTACAGGCGG ATACAAGCTTGTTGTTGTTGCCTCAGATCCTAAGAAAATTGCATCCCCCACCATTGCAAATATTCAG GGATGGTTACCAGGACTAAAACTTGACGGAGACTCAAGCCAACTCCCTACTATTGCCATAGTTGCTTCATACGACACCTTTGGGGCTGCACCG GCATTGTCAGTTGGAAGTGATAGCAATGGAAGTGGTGTTGTGGCACTTCTTGAGATAGCTAGGCTGTTCTCGGTTCTGTATTCAAATCCTAAAACAAGAGGTAGATATAATTTACTTTTTGGATTGACATCTGGTGGGCCCTATAACTACAACGGAACTCAGAAG TGGCTTCGAAGTTTTGACCAACGTCTACGTGAGAGTATAGACTATGCCATTTGCTTGAATAGTCTTGGGTCCTTGGGCAGCAATGAGTTACATCTTCATGTTTCAAAACCTCCCGAAAACGCATACATTCAACAAATATTTCAG GGTTTCTCTCGTGTAGCAGAAGAATCGGGGCTTCAAGTTGGTCTTAAGCACAAGAAAATAAACATCTCCAGTCCTCGA GTAGCCTGGGAGCATGAACAGTTTTCAAGGCTGAGAGTTACTGCAGCAACAATTTCTGAGCTTTCTACTGCACCTGAATTGCTAGAAAGCACTGGAGGTCTGTCTGATAACAG ACATTCTGTGAGTGAAGCCTCAATTATTCAAAGTGTCAAGCTTGTTGCTGAAAGTCTAGCA AGACACATATACAGCCAGGAAGGGAAGAGCACAAATATATTTGCCGACAATAGTAGTTTAGCTGTTAATCCTTCCTATGTACGGTCTTGGCTGGACCTTCTGTCTAGGACTTCTCGAGTGGCACCTTTTCTTCCAAAGAATGACCCACTCATCATGGCACTTCAAAAG GAATTAGCTGATCATACTGCTGAGGTGAATATACAGCATGAGACTCTAGATGGAATGTTTACTTTTTACGACTCAATTAGTGGCAGGTTACATATATATCAG GTTGCCAGCGTAACATTCGATTTGCTTTTGCTGTTAGTTCTCGGATCATACTTGATTACACTTTTCAGTTTTCTTGTCATCACCACCAGG GGTCTTGACGATCTTATCAGTCTGTTCCGCCGTCCTCCATCTCGGAAAGTGAAAACTGCTTGA